One segment of Ziziphus jujuba cultivar Dongzao chromosome 12, ASM3175591v1 DNA contains the following:
- the LOC107429120 gene encoding RNA polymerase II C-terminal domain phosphatase-like 4: MSLVSDSPVNSSSSDDFAALLDAALDSASSYSSPGDEAEDDSDGESESIKRRKVENVESMEEPHASISEVSLKEVLEEEPTSQNPCTHPGSFGDMCIRCGQRLEQESGVTFGYIHKGLRLNNDEIVRLRGKDMKNLLRHKKLHLVLDLDHTLLNSTLLVHLTSDEEYLKSQTDSLQDISNGSLFMLEAMHMMTKLRPFVRTFLKEASEMYELHIYTMGDRAYALAMANLLDPRREYFGDRVISRDDGTQKHQKGLDVVLGQESAVLILDDTENAWTQHKGNLILMERYHFFRSSCQQFGFHCKSLSEMKSDESELDGALATVLKVLKQTHNMFFDETSDGCTGKDVRQVLKSIRKEVLKDCKIVFSRIFPTKFQAENHQLWKMAEHLGATCLTELDPSVTHVVATDAGTDKSRWAVKEMKFLVHPRWIEAAYYLWQKQPEENFCVNIVKNQ; this comes from the exons ATGAGTCTTGTGTCTGATTCTCCGGTGAATTCATCAAGCAGCGATGACTTTGCTGCACTTCTTGATGCAGCATTGGATTCTGCTTCTTCATATTCATCACCCGGTGATGAAGCTGAGGATGACAGCGATGGTGAAAGTGAGAG TATAAAGAGGCGTAAAGTGGAGAATGTGGAAAGCATGGAGGAACCACATGCATCAATTTCTGAAGTTTCTCTTAAAGAAGTATTAG AAGAAGAACCCACAAGTCAGAATCCATGTACACATCCTGGTTCTTTTGGAGATATGTGTATACGTTGTGGTCAGAGGTTGGAGCAGGAGTCTGGTGTGACATTTGGGTACATTCACAAG ggATTAAGGCTTAATAACGATGAGATTGTTAGGTTGCGTGGTAAAGATATGAAGAATTTGTTACGCCATAAAAAACTTCACTTGGTTCTTGATCTTGATCATACATTGTTAAACTCCACTCTCCTTGTACATTTGACATCAGATGAAGAATACTTGAAAAGCCAAACAGATTCATTGCAAG ATATCTCAAATGGCAGCCTCTTCATGCTGGAGGCTATGCATATGATGACCAAGTTGAGGCCTTTTGTTCGGACATTCTTAAAAGAAGCAAGCGAAATGTATGAACTGCACATTTATACAATGGGTGATCGGGCTTATGCATTGGCAATGGCTAATCTTCTTGACCCTAGAAGAGAGTACTTTGGTGACAGAGTGATATCACGGGACGATGGCACCCAAAAACATCAGAAAGGTCTTGATGTTGTGTTGGGTCAGGAAAGTGCGGTTCTGATCCTTGATGATACTGAAAAT GCATGGACACAGCATAAGGGAAACTTAATACTGATGGAAAGATATCATTTCTTCAGATCAAGTTGTCAGCAATTTGGCTTCCATTGTAAGTCTCTTTCTGAAATGAAGAGTGATGAAAGTGAGCTTGATGGAGCTCTTGCAACTGTTCTCAAAGTTCTTAAGCAAACCCATAACATGTTCTTCGAT GAAACCAGTGACGGTTGTACAGGCAAGGATGTGAGGCAG GTGTTGAAATCTATTCGGAAGGAAGTCTTGAAGGATTGTAAAATTGTTTTCAGCCGCATTTTTCCTACTAAATTCCAGGCTGAGAATCACCAGCTCTGGAAGATGGCAGAGCATTTGGGTGCTACTTGTTTAACAGAACTTGATCCATCAGTGACACATGTGGTTGCAACAGATGCTGGAACGGATAAGTCTCGTTGGGCAGTGAAAGAGATGAAATTTTTGGTCCATCCCAGGTGGATTGAAGCCGCTTATTATTTGTGGCAAAAGCAACCAGAAGAGAACTTCTGTGTTAACATAGTGAAAAACCAATGA
- the LOC107429113 gene encoding putative U-box domain-containing protein 42 isoform X1 gives MTHKQEPTLANSVADSLLASISGITVSVVCIEIEQETFIEFGCYLYRASIVVMELKTTENSPPNTIEILQSLSKSIDLAKEILERCQKGTQPISNSELGSIIVQLEEVIKHMGESLSLIPSSTFKDQEYAELAVNSLSKEMQNVCFASQTSPRKDIDMQMLSLDEQAKKELTRTETETETERDLYSINVEFSMDNPYLLDAPYIVKSASSSTRSSRVKQGSMSSSIKASQQVAQFMEPMYETFFCPLTKKIMDEPVTIESGITYEKKAIIDLFEKHGNTEEVFCPVTSQKLVSRVFNSNIALKCTIEQWKERNEVARIKVARTALSLASSEQMVLEAIKDVQTICQGKPQNKLQVQAVGMLPLIIRTLEYEDTNVRFAALELLQKLAEDDDDSKEMIAEELDFSLIIKLLSCSHQPLRHSSLLLLLELSKSQYLCDKIGLVPGVILMLITIKYKPSTDVFASEKANETLKNLERSPTNVKLMAENGFLEPLLYNLVVGNEEIKTEMASYLGETVLEHDSRTYVAEKVSPSLIGMVHSGNPLTRMAAFKALSQMSSYQPNGKILIEAGIVQIMAEEMFTRRIYDELMDSKIEAAAILANIFESGLEHENLRVNSHGHTMASDYVVYNIIYMLRNSTPDELNVNLIRILSCLTKYPKSMATIISLVKEIETSFTLIELINNPHEELAVATIKLLIMLTPNMGHTLADRLCKTRGQPENLIQIPNDVTRITEKQAVSAKFLAELPHQNLTLNLALLFKIAVPTILQTISQIQRSGTRSSRYATSYLEGLVGILVRFTTTLYDPQILFLARTHNFTMVFSELLMKSSSDEVQRLSAIGLENLSSESINLSKPPQVKKAKFMNLVNLPKFLSFKSSRKTKITVCPVHRGDCSSENTFCLVNAKAVDRLLACLDHENAEVVEAALSALCTLLDDKVDVDKSVNMLNSVNAIRHVLNVVKEHRQDGLWQKSFWVIEKFLKKGGGQSASDISQDRLLPALLVSAFHHGDGNTRQTAEKILTHLNKMPSYNTSGYTM, from the exons ATGACG CACAAGCAAGAACCAACTCTGGCTAACAGTGTTGCAGACTCCTTGTTGGCATCCATCTCCGGGATCACAGTTTCAGTAGTATGCATAGAGATAGAACAGGAGACTTTTATTGAATTTGGGTGCTATCTCTATCGAGCTTCTATAGTTGTAATGGAATTAAAGACAACTGAAAATTCCCCACCAAATACAATTGAGATTTTGCAATCTCTATCGAAAAGCATTGACTTGGCTAAGGAAATTTTAGAGAGATGCCAAAAAGGCACCCAACCCATTTCAAATTCAGAACTCGGAAGCATTATAGTGCAGCTAGAGGAAGTGATAAAACACATGGGAGAAAGTCTGAGCTTAATACCATCATCAACATTTAAGGACCAAGAATATGCAGAACTTGCAGTCAATTCTCTTTCGAAAGAGATGCAGAATGTTTGCTTTGCTAGTCAAACATCTCCGAGAAAAGATATAGATATGCAGATGTTGTCTTTGGATGAGCAAGCAAAGAAAGAACTAACACGAACAGAAACCGAAACCGAAACCGAAAGGGACCTCTACTCCATTAATGTAGAGTTTTCCATGGATAACCCTTATCTGTTAGATGCCCCTTACATTGTTAAAAGTGCAAGTAGCAGTACCAGGAGCAGCAGGGTAAAACAAGGAAGCATGAGCAGCTCCATAAAGGCCTCCCAACAGGTAGCTCAATTCATGGAGCCTATGTATGAAACTTTCTTCTGTCCATTGACAAAGAAAATCATGGATGAGCCAGTCACCATCGAAAGTGGAATAACCTATGAGAAGAAAGCAATCATTGATTTGTTTGAGAAGCATGGAAATACAGAGGAAGTTTTCTGCCCGGTCACTTCCCAGAAGTTGGTTAGCAGAGTTTTCAACAGCAACATTGCCCTCAAGTGCACAATTGAGCAATGGAAGGAAAGGAATGAAGTAGCAAGGATTAAGGTTGCTCGGACAGCTTTGTCATTAGCTAGTTCAGAGCAAATGGTACTTGAAGCAATAAAAGATGTGCAAACCATCTGCCAAGGGAAGCCACAGAATAAGCTACAGGTTCAGGCTGTGGGGATGTTGCCTCTGATAATTAGGACTCTGGAGTATGAAGACACAAATGTTAGATTTGCAGCACTGGAACTTTTACAAAAGTTGGCAGAGGATGATGATGACAGCAAG GAAATGATTGCTGAGGAATTGGATTTTTCGCTGATAATAAAATTGCTGTCTTGTAGTCACCAGCCTTTAAGGCACTCATCATTGCTCTTGTTGCTTGAGCTTTCGAAATCCCAGTACTTGTGTGACAAAATAGGTTTGGTTCCTGGAGTGATTCTAATGCTGATTACCATCAAATACAAACCATCAACTGATGTCTTTGCTTCGGAGAAGGCTAATGAAACCTTGAAGAACTTAGAGCGATCACCAACAAATGTCAAACTCATGGCAGAAAATGGATTTTTAGAACCCCTTTTGTATAACCTTGTTGTAG GAAATGAAGAGATAAAGACAGAAATGGCAAGCTACCTCGGAGAAACCGTTCTTGAACATGACAGCAGAACCTATGTGGCTGAGAAGGTCTCTCCTTCTCTCATCGGAATGGTACATAGTGGAAATCCTCTCACTAGAATGGCAGCATTTAAAGCTTTATCACAAATGTCATCATACCAGCCTAATGGAAAAATACTTATAGAAGCTGGTATTGTACAAATCATGGCTGAAGAAATGTTCACTAGGAGAATCTACGATGAACTAATGGACTCGAAAATTGAAGCAGCTGCAATACTTGCTAATATATTTGAGTCCGGGCTTGAGCATGAGAATCTCCGAGTTAATTCCCATGGACACACAATGGCTTCAGACTATGTAGTGTACAACATCATCTACATGCTCAGGAACTCAACCCCAGATGAACTAAACGTTAACCTTATCAGAATTCTTTCGTGCCTGACAAAGTATCCCAAATCAATGGCCACAATAATCTCATTGGTTAAAGAGATTGAAACAAGCTTCACCCTCATCGAACTCATCAACAATCCGCATGAAGAACTTGCTGTTGCTACAATCAAGCTATTAATTATGCTTACACCCAATATGGGTCATACACTAGCAGATAGACTTTGCAAAACGAGAGGGCAACCAGAGAACCTTATACAGATCCCAAATGACGTAACCAGAATCACCGAGAAGCAGGCAGTTTCAGCCAAGTTCCTTGCAGAACTCCCACACCAAAACCTGACACTAAACTTAGCTCTGCTCTTCAAAATTGCAGTCCCAACAATCCTTCAAACTATCAGCCAAATTCAAAGAAGTGGAACAAGATCAAGCAGGTATGCAACCAGTTATCTAGAAGGCCTAGTAGGCATTTTAGTCAGATTCACGACGACTCTATACGATCCTCAAATACTGTTTCTAGCAAGAACCCATAATTTCACGATGGTATTCTCTGAACTTCTAATGAAATCATCAAGTGATGAAGTTCAGAGGTTATCAGCAATTGGGTTGGAGAATCTCTCATCAGAATCAATAAATCTGTCAAAACCACCACAAGTAAAGAAAGCCAAGTTCATGAATCTAGTTAATCTGCCAAAGTTTCTATCTTTTAAATcatcaagaaaaacaaaaataacagtTTGCCCAGTTCATAGAGGTGATTGCTCTTCAGAAAACACATTCTGCTTAGTCAATGCAAAAGCAGTAGACAGATTATTGGCTTGTCTAGACCATGAGAATGCAGAAGTAGTTGAAGCTGCATTATCAGCTCTATGCACTTTGCTAGATGACAAAGTGGATGTAGACAAGAGTGTGAATATGTTGAACAGTGTTAATGCCATACGACATGTTCTGAATGTTGTTAAAGAGCATAGACAAGATGGTCTATGGCAGAAATCGTTTTGGGTGATAGAGAAGTTCTTGAAGAAAGGTGGGGGTCAGTCTGCTTCAGATATATCTCAGGATAGGTTGTTACCTGCTCTATTGGTCAGCGCTTTTCATCATGGAGATGGTAATACAAGGCAAACGGCTGAGAAAATTCTAACACATTTGAATAAGATGCCAAGTTACAACACTTCCGGGTATACCatgtga
- the LOC107429113 gene encoding putative U-box domain-containing protein 42 isoform X2, whose product MKHKQEPTLANSVADSLLASISGITVSVVCIEIEQETFIEFGCYLYRASIVVMELKTTENSPPNTIEILQSLSKSIDLAKEILERCQKGTQPISNSELGSIIVQLEEVIKHMGESLSLIPSSTFKDQEYAELAVNSLSKEMQNVCFASQTSPRKDIDMQMLSLDEQAKKELTRTETETETERDLYSINVEFSMDNPYLLDAPYIVKSASSSTRSSRVKQGSMSSSIKASQQVAQFMEPMYETFFCPLTKKIMDEPVTIESGITYEKKAIIDLFEKHGNTEEVFCPVTSQKLVSRVFNSNIALKCTIEQWKERNEVARIKVARTALSLASSEQMVLEAIKDVQTICQGKPQNKLQVQAVGMLPLIIRTLEYEDTNVRFAALELLQKLAEDDDDSKEMIAEELDFSLIIKLLSCSHQPLRHSSLLLLLELSKSQYLCDKIGLVPGVILMLITIKYKPSTDVFASEKANETLKNLERSPTNVKLMAENGFLEPLLYNLVVGNEEIKTEMASYLGETVLEHDSRTYVAEKVSPSLIGMVHSGNPLTRMAAFKALSQMSSYQPNGKILIEAGIVQIMAEEMFTRRIYDELMDSKIEAAAILANIFESGLEHENLRVNSHGHTMASDYVVYNIIYMLRNSTPDELNVNLIRILSCLTKYPKSMATIISLVKEIETSFTLIELINNPHEELAVATIKLLIMLTPNMGHTLADRLCKTRGQPENLIQIPNDVTRITEKQAVSAKFLAELPHQNLTLNLALLFKIAVPTILQTISQIQRSGTRSSRYATSYLEGLVGILVRFTTTLYDPQILFLARTHNFTMVFSELLMKSSSDEVQRLSAIGLENLSSESINLSKPPQVKKAKFMNLVNLPKFLSFKSSRKTKITVCPVHRGDCSSENTFCLVNAKAVDRLLACLDHENAEVVEAALSALCTLLDDKVDVDKSVNMLNSVNAIRHVLNVVKEHRQDGLWQKSFWVIEKFLKKGGGQSASDISQDRLLPALLVSAFHHGDGNTRQTAEKILTHLNKMPSYNTSGYTM is encoded by the exons ATGAAA CACAAGCAAGAACCAACTCTGGCTAACAGTGTTGCAGACTCCTTGTTGGCATCCATCTCCGGGATCACAGTTTCAGTAGTATGCATAGAGATAGAACAGGAGACTTTTATTGAATTTGGGTGCTATCTCTATCGAGCTTCTATAGTTGTAATGGAATTAAAGACAACTGAAAATTCCCCACCAAATACAATTGAGATTTTGCAATCTCTATCGAAAAGCATTGACTTGGCTAAGGAAATTTTAGAGAGATGCCAAAAAGGCACCCAACCCATTTCAAATTCAGAACTCGGAAGCATTATAGTGCAGCTAGAGGAAGTGATAAAACACATGGGAGAAAGTCTGAGCTTAATACCATCATCAACATTTAAGGACCAAGAATATGCAGAACTTGCAGTCAATTCTCTTTCGAAAGAGATGCAGAATGTTTGCTTTGCTAGTCAAACATCTCCGAGAAAAGATATAGATATGCAGATGTTGTCTTTGGATGAGCAAGCAAAGAAAGAACTAACACGAACAGAAACCGAAACCGAAACCGAAAGGGACCTCTACTCCATTAATGTAGAGTTTTCCATGGATAACCCTTATCTGTTAGATGCCCCTTACATTGTTAAAAGTGCAAGTAGCAGTACCAGGAGCAGCAGGGTAAAACAAGGAAGCATGAGCAGCTCCATAAAGGCCTCCCAACAGGTAGCTCAATTCATGGAGCCTATGTATGAAACTTTCTTCTGTCCATTGACAAAGAAAATCATGGATGAGCCAGTCACCATCGAAAGTGGAATAACCTATGAGAAGAAAGCAATCATTGATTTGTTTGAGAAGCATGGAAATACAGAGGAAGTTTTCTGCCCGGTCACTTCCCAGAAGTTGGTTAGCAGAGTTTTCAACAGCAACATTGCCCTCAAGTGCACAATTGAGCAATGGAAGGAAAGGAATGAAGTAGCAAGGATTAAGGTTGCTCGGACAGCTTTGTCATTAGCTAGTTCAGAGCAAATGGTACTTGAAGCAATAAAAGATGTGCAAACCATCTGCCAAGGGAAGCCACAGAATAAGCTACAGGTTCAGGCTGTGGGGATGTTGCCTCTGATAATTAGGACTCTGGAGTATGAAGACACAAATGTTAGATTTGCAGCACTGGAACTTTTACAAAAGTTGGCAGAGGATGATGATGACAGCAAG GAAATGATTGCTGAGGAATTGGATTTTTCGCTGATAATAAAATTGCTGTCTTGTAGTCACCAGCCTTTAAGGCACTCATCATTGCTCTTGTTGCTTGAGCTTTCGAAATCCCAGTACTTGTGTGACAAAATAGGTTTGGTTCCTGGAGTGATTCTAATGCTGATTACCATCAAATACAAACCATCAACTGATGTCTTTGCTTCGGAGAAGGCTAATGAAACCTTGAAGAACTTAGAGCGATCACCAACAAATGTCAAACTCATGGCAGAAAATGGATTTTTAGAACCCCTTTTGTATAACCTTGTTGTAG GAAATGAAGAGATAAAGACAGAAATGGCAAGCTACCTCGGAGAAACCGTTCTTGAACATGACAGCAGAACCTATGTGGCTGAGAAGGTCTCTCCTTCTCTCATCGGAATGGTACATAGTGGAAATCCTCTCACTAGAATGGCAGCATTTAAAGCTTTATCACAAATGTCATCATACCAGCCTAATGGAAAAATACTTATAGAAGCTGGTATTGTACAAATCATGGCTGAAGAAATGTTCACTAGGAGAATCTACGATGAACTAATGGACTCGAAAATTGAAGCAGCTGCAATACTTGCTAATATATTTGAGTCCGGGCTTGAGCATGAGAATCTCCGAGTTAATTCCCATGGACACACAATGGCTTCAGACTATGTAGTGTACAACATCATCTACATGCTCAGGAACTCAACCCCAGATGAACTAAACGTTAACCTTATCAGAATTCTTTCGTGCCTGACAAAGTATCCCAAATCAATGGCCACAATAATCTCATTGGTTAAAGAGATTGAAACAAGCTTCACCCTCATCGAACTCATCAACAATCCGCATGAAGAACTTGCTGTTGCTACAATCAAGCTATTAATTATGCTTACACCCAATATGGGTCATACACTAGCAGATAGACTTTGCAAAACGAGAGGGCAACCAGAGAACCTTATACAGATCCCAAATGACGTAACCAGAATCACCGAGAAGCAGGCAGTTTCAGCCAAGTTCCTTGCAGAACTCCCACACCAAAACCTGACACTAAACTTAGCTCTGCTCTTCAAAATTGCAGTCCCAACAATCCTTCAAACTATCAGCCAAATTCAAAGAAGTGGAACAAGATCAAGCAGGTATGCAACCAGTTATCTAGAAGGCCTAGTAGGCATTTTAGTCAGATTCACGACGACTCTATACGATCCTCAAATACTGTTTCTAGCAAGAACCCATAATTTCACGATGGTATTCTCTGAACTTCTAATGAAATCATCAAGTGATGAAGTTCAGAGGTTATCAGCAATTGGGTTGGAGAATCTCTCATCAGAATCAATAAATCTGTCAAAACCACCACAAGTAAAGAAAGCCAAGTTCATGAATCTAGTTAATCTGCCAAAGTTTCTATCTTTTAAATcatcaagaaaaacaaaaataacagtTTGCCCAGTTCATAGAGGTGATTGCTCTTCAGAAAACACATTCTGCTTAGTCAATGCAAAAGCAGTAGACAGATTATTGGCTTGTCTAGACCATGAGAATGCAGAAGTAGTTGAAGCTGCATTATCAGCTCTATGCACTTTGCTAGATGACAAAGTGGATGTAGACAAGAGTGTGAATATGTTGAACAGTGTTAATGCCATACGACATGTTCTGAATGTTGTTAAAGAGCATAGACAAGATGGTCTATGGCAGAAATCGTTTTGGGTGATAGAGAAGTTCTTGAAGAAAGGTGGGGGTCAGTCTGCTTCAGATATATCTCAGGATAGGTTGTTACCTGCTCTATTGGTCAGCGCTTTTCATCATGGAGATGGTAATACAAGGCAAACGGCTGAGAAAATTCTAACACATTTGAATAAGATGCCAAGTTACAACACTTCCGGGTATACCatgtga